The region ACAATCTCAAACCAATGCCGACTCGGCGTGCAATTGCCGCTGTGTATGGGGTCGATGAAAAGGTGCTTGAATCGTGGTTGCATCACCTTTCTCTGGTGCGTAACACCTGCGCCCATCATAGCCGTTTGTGGAATCGGGAGTTCACGATCACACCTCTGCTCACTCGCAACAAACCAGCAGGGTTATCTGCTCAGTGCCAGAATCGATCTCGAAAACTTTACAATACCCTAGTGATTTTATTGCATTGTATGGATACGATTGCACCTCAGCATCATTGGCGCGCCCGGTTGAAAGATTTAATTGCTCGACATGCTGTAGTGGTCACGTCAATGGATTTTCCCAGCAATTGGCAGAACTTACCAATCTGGCAGGGAGTTGGAGCTACGCCATAACAATAAGAAAGGGAAACTGATGGCTAAAAAAGACTATTCAGAAGATTTATTAATCCAGGCCCCAACGGCTGAATTACTAGAGAAAGATCTCGGTTGGACGAACATCTTCGCTCAGGATGAAGAGGATTTTGGTCCGGATAGCTTGTTGGGGCGATCTTCTGATAGAGAAGTTGTGCTGAGTCGAGAGGTAATGGGGGCATTGAAGCGTTTGAACCCTAACCTGCCAGATGAAGCTTACCATCAGGCATTAACCCAAGTATTACAAGAAGATATATCCAAGTTATTAATCGCGAAAAATGAAGAAAAATACAATCTACTCCGCGATGGTGTGCCAGTTAAATATCGCGATACCAAAGGCCGGACTGTAGACAAACGTTTGCGGCTGATCGATTTTACTGATGAAATCAATAATACCTATATTGCTGTGCGGGAGCTTTGGGTTCGAGGTAAATTATGGCTGCGTCGACCCGATATCATTGGATTTATTAACGGTTTACCGCTGATCTTTATAGAGTTGAAGCGTTTTGAAGTTCACATTGATAGCGCGTATAAGAAAAATTACTCCGACTATCTTGATACTATCCCTCATTTATTCCACTGGAATGCTTTAGTCGTTATCTCTAACGGTCACGATGCTCAATACGGTTCCCTTACTTCTAGTAAAGAACATTTTTATCGTTGGAAGCGGCTTGATGAAGACGACCCAGAGCCGAAAAAAGATCAACCTCTGTTACCTCTGCTGCTGGTGGGTATGCTGCACAGGAAACGCCTACTCGATATTGTTGAAAATTTTATCTTATTCGATGCATCTGAAGGCAATACCAGCAAGATCGTAGCCCGTAACCATCAATTTCTCGGTGTAAATCGAGTGATCGATCGATTGACCTCCACCGATCCCAAAATAAAAGCGGAAGTTGATGCTGGTCAATTGGGTGTGTTTTGGCATACACAAGGTTCAGGTAAATCTTACTCGATGGTGTTTTTGACAGAGAAAATCCACCGCAAGATATCAGCCTCATGGACCTTTGTGGTGATCACCGACCGAACAGAACTCGATGAGCAAATTGCATCGACGTATACCAATTGCGGACGAGCTAACAGTAAAACGGATCAAGCGAAAAGTGGTGAAGCCTTGCGTTCGATGTTGCGCGATCAAAACCGCCGCTATGTATTTGGTTTGATCCAGAAATATAAAGAGCGAGTCACGAAAGCCTATTCCGAACGTGAAGATATTATCGTCATCAGTGATGAAGCGCATCGTACTCAATATGGACGACTGGCGCTAAACATGCGGAAAGGGCTACCGCGAGCTAAGTTTCTCGGGTTTACGGGCACACCGTTGATTGATAAAGGTGAAAAACAGCTTACCCGTGATGTTTTCGGTGATTATGTCTCTATCTATGATTTCCAGCGTGCTGTCGCAGATGGCGCAACTTTACCGCTGTTTTACGAGAACGCGGGCGAAAAGCTGAAGATTATTGATCCAACGGTCAGTGAGCGAATTGCAGAACACATCGAAATAGCTAAACAAACTGCCACGCTGGATGATCCCTGGACCGATGAAAAAGAGGAAAAACTTTATCGAGAATTGGCACGCGATTATCCCATCCTGACTTCGCCAACTCGCCTTGATAAAGTCGCACAGCACTTTGTGGATCACTTCCACCAACGTTGGCAGGTTGTCGATAATGGTGGTGGCAAGGCGCTGATGGTTTGCCTGGACAAAATTACCTGCGTAAAAATGCACGATCTGATCGTGGCAAAATGGCAGGAAAAAACAGCAAAGCTTGAAGCGTCCGTCGAAAAAGAAGAGGCGCTATTCGCAGCC is a window of uncultured Tolumonas sp. DNA encoding:
- a CDS encoding type I restriction endonuclease subunit R yields the protein MAKKDYSEDLLIQAPTAELLEKDLGWTNIFAQDEEDFGPDSLLGRSSDREVVLSREVMGALKRLNPNLPDEAYHQALTQVLQEDISKLLIAKNEEKYNLLRDGVPVKYRDTKGRTVDKRLRLIDFTDEINNTYIAVRELWVRGKLWLRRPDIIGFINGLPLIFIELKRFEVHIDSAYKKNYSDYLDTIPHLFHWNALVVISNGHDAQYGSLTSSKEHFYRWKRLDEDDPEPKKDQPLLPLLLVGMLHRKRLLDIVENFILFDASEGNTSKIVARNHQFLGVNRVIDRLTSTDPKIKAEVDAGQLGVFWHTQGSGKSYSMVFLTEKIHRKISASWTFVVITDRTELDEQIASTYTNCGRANSKTDQAKSGEALRSMLRDQNRRYVFGLIQKYKERVTKAYSEREDIIVISDEAHRTQYGRLALNMRKGLPRAKFLGFTGTPLIDKGEKQLTRDVFGDYVSIYDFQRAVADGATLPLFYENAGEKLKIIDPTVSERIAEHIEIAKQTATLDDPWTDEKEEKLYRELARDYPILTSPTRLDKVAQHFVDHFHQRWQVVDNGGGKALMVCLDKITCVKMHDLIVAKWQEKTAKLEASVEKEEALFAAKGKAPTELLKRRREQIEWMKATECCVVVSQEQGEVAEFAKWRNFNDEPLDIKPHREKMISRTLEIEFKKAENPFRIAIVCAMWLTGFDVKSLATLYLDKPMQGHTLMQAIARVNRVGGGKKHGLIIDYNGMIKSLRRALATFAQGDRAGTGKGEGEIDTVRDDAEALLEYADSLKAAHDFLMDLGFDLDELINAQGFEKQHKILEAVNLLCESDERRKTYQVIVEDVQARHRGLFPNPGLFEFDAQENAISAIYNKLRDARTTPDVSSLLQDLYDVVDVAIDTESLAVKEKTARYDLSNIDFSRLRAEFEKTPFKNVVAMNLMEKIEERLAAMVALNPTRVDLYERYQEIVQEYNKDKDTAEIQKVMDDLFAFNDDCSEEEKRYLREGLGNEAELAVFDLLQKESLTPKDREIIKTIAKELLVKLADQRFALDRLRSMATVQAQMKAEIIKHLFTHLPATAFNAEEINAKAGAVFTHLYSSGLESGSQVHH